The following coding sequences are from one Danio rerio strain Tuebingen ecotype United States chromosome 21, GRCz12tu, whole genome shotgun sequence window:
- the si:ch211-282j22.3 gene encoding ER degradation-enhancing alpha-mannosidase-like protein 3 isoform X1 codes for MRRNWITRETRACGGLVVTLAALVISCPLAEVSGHDGQAMTPEEKSEIRDQILEMFDHAYNSYMDYAYPADELMPLSCRGRVRGLEPNRGDVDDSLGKFSLTLIDTLDTLVLLNKLDEFEEAVKKIMRDVRLDNDIVVSVFETNIRVLGGLLGAHVMADVLKQRGQRMQWYRDELLHMAKELGYRLLPAFNTTSGLPYPRVNLRYGVVNPLSRTGTESDTCTACAGTLILEFAALSRMSGDTIFEEHARKAMDVLWEKRQRGSDLVGTVINIHNGDWVRRDSGVGAGIDSYYEYLMKAYILLGDKVYLERFNTHYSAIMKYISQPPLLLNVHMHNPTVNVRSWMDSLLAFFPGLQVLRGDLKPAIETHEMLYQVTKQHNFLPEAFTTEFRVHWGQHPLRPEFAESTYFLYKATGDPYYLKVGQSIVEKLNAHARVPCGFAAVQDVRTGTHEDRMDSFFLAEMFKYLYLLFSEKSQLPIDIDDYIFTTEAHLLPVSLSTTQPSCLTNGTEPPAHQDDLFSYSCPSAQTLFPNNPTFAKTIRDGYKYLTGVGRAQQASSVRGIELPLHDTGLEPVEFLKSMGISLTPLTELVSASQGSVPQDSQKGVFKLKLVAEVSQTPEHEEVVPLIVQLISPPFLGRTVLMAGPAKFGLDLTKQEHGVKGRIMKSVPYTACGPIENTVELQGHIALALRGDCMFAAKARRLQEAGAIGVIFIDHREGSSSAETPLFQMVGDGEPTDDITVPLVFLFSKEGATLTAALQEHHNVDVLLLPKERQLGKEKPEKLNIKFRLAKEGELEDGEMESTTIQLVLEQSETATSLPADNQETCTFPHKDPESSP; via the exons gGACCAAATTCTAGAGATGTTTGATCATGCCTATAACAGTTACATG GACTATGCCTACCCTGCAGATGAGTTGATGCCCCTCAGCTGTAGAGGAAGGGTCCGAGGGCTGGAACCCAATCGAGGAGACGTTGATGACTCTCTAGGAAA GTTTTCTCTAACCCTAATAGACACGTTAGATACTCTTGTG tTGTTAAACAAACTGGACGAGTTTGAGGAAGCTGTGAAAAAGATCATGAGAGACGTCAGACTGGACAATGACATCGTCGTCTCTGTTTTTGAGACCAATATCCGTGTGCTCGG CGGTTTGTTGGGTGCACATGTGATGGCTGATGTTTTGAAGCAGCGTGGACAGAGAATGCAGTGGTACAGAGATGAACTGTTACACATGGCCAAAGAGCTAGGATAccgcctgctgcctgcctttaaCACCACCAGTGGCCTTCCTTATCCTCGG GTAAACTTGCGTTATGGAGTTGTGAACCCACTTTCGCGTACGGGCACTGAGTCTGACACTTGCACTGCTTGTGCCGGGACCTTGATTTTAGAGTTTGCAGCACTTAGTCGAATGTCTGGGGACACGATATTTGAG GAACATGCTAGGAAAGCTATGGACGTCCTCTGGGAAAAGAGACAAAGAGGAAGTGATCTTGTTGGTACTGTGATAAACATCCACAATGGAGACTGGGTTCGTAGAG ATAGCGGTGTTGGTGCTGGAATCGACTCTTATTATGAATACTTGATGAAAGCTTATATTCTTCTTGGGGACAAGGTGTACCTTGAGAGATTCAACACA CACTACAGTGCCATTATGAAGTACATCAGCCAACCTCCTTTGCTGCTCAACGTCCACATGCACAATCCCACAGTAAATGTGCGCAGCTGGATGGATTCCTTGCTCGCCTTCTTCCCTGGATTACAG GTTCTGAGAGGAGACTTGAAACCTGCCATCGAGACGCATGAAATGCTTTATCAAGTGACGAAGCAGCACAACTTCCTCCCTGAG GCCTTTACCACAGAGTTCAGAGTTCACTGGGGACAGCACCCATTGAGACCAGAGTTTGCTGAGAGCACATACTTTCTTTACAAA GCTACAGGTGATCCGTACTACTTGAAAGTGGGCCAGTCTATAGTGGAGAAGCTGAACGCTCATGCTCGGGTCCCCTGTGGTTTTGCCGCTGTGCAAGATGTGAGAACAGGAACTCATGAGGACAG GATGGACTCTTTCTTCCTGGCTGAGATGTTTAAGTATCTCTACCTGCTGTTCTCAGAGAAGAGTCAGTTGCCTATAGACATTGATGACTATATTTTCACTACTGAGGCTCATTTGCTCCCAGTATCCCTGTCTACAACCCAGCCTTCCTGTCTTACCAATGGCACG GAACCCCCAGCACATCAGGACGATTTGTTTTCATACTCCTGCCCCAGTGCTCAAACCCTGTTTCCCAACAACCCCACGTTCGCCAAGACAATCAGAGATGGATATAAATACCTCACCGGTGTGGGAAGAGCGCAGCAGGCCTCATCTGTCAG GGGGATTGAGCTGCCTCTTCATGACACAGGCCTGGAGCCAGTGGAGTTTCTGAAGAGCATGGGCATCTCTCTAACACCCCTTACTGAGCTGGTCTCCGCAAGTCAAGGCTCAGTGCCTCAG GATTCTCAGAAGGGTGTGTTCAAGCTGAAGCTGGTAGCAGAGGTCAGCCAAACCCCTGAGCACGAGGAAGTGGTGCCACTCATTGTCCAACTCATTTCCCCTCCATTTTTAGGCCGAACTGTCCTTATGGCTGGTCCAGCAAAGTTTGGACTGGATCTCACCAAACAAGAGCACGGG GTGAAAGGACGCATCATGAAGAGTGTTCCCTATACCGCATGTGGACCCATAGAGAACACAGTGGAGCTGCAAGGACATATAGCGCTGGCGTTAAGAGGAGACTGCATGTTTGCTGCTAAAGCACGACGCCTACAGGAAGCAGGAGCCATCGGTGTCATATTCATCG ATCACAGAGAGGGCAGCAGCAGCGCTGAGACTCCTCTGTTTCAGATGGTTGGAGATGGAGAACCCACTGATGACATCACGGTTCCTCTAGTGTTCCTCTTCAGCAAAGAGGGAGCAACACTTACTGCCGCTCTGCAGGAACATCACAATGTGGACGTCCTCCTACTGCCCAAAGAGAGACAACTGGGAAAAG AAAAACCTGAGAAGTTAAACATCAAGTTCCGTTTGGCCAAAGAAGGAGAGCTTGAAGATGGTGAGATGGAAAGCACTACTATCCAGCTCGTCCTGGAGCAAAGCGAAACTGCCACATCTTTACCAGCAGACAACCAGGAGACTTGCACCTTTCCACACAAAGACCCCGAGAGCAGCCCCTGA
- the si:ch211-282j22.3 gene encoding ER degradation-enhancing alpha-mannosidase-like protein 3 isoform X2: MRRNWITRETRACGGLVVTLAALVISCPLAEVSGHDGQAMTPEEKSEIRDQILEMFDHAYNSYMDYAYPADELMPLSCRGRVRGLEPNRGDVDDSLGKFSLTLIDTLDTLVLLNKLDEFEEAVKKIMRDVRLDNDIVVSVFETNIRVLGGLLGAHVMADVLKQRGQRMQWYRDELLHMAKELGYRLLPAFNTTSGLPYPRVNLRYGVVNPLSRTGTESDTCTACAGTLILEFAALSRMSGDTIFEEHARKAMDVLWEKRQRGSDLVGTVINIHNGDWVRRDSGVGAGIDSYYEYLMKAYILLGDKVYLERFNTHYSAIMKYISQPPLLLNVHMHNPTVNVRSWMDSLLAFFPGLQVLRGDLKPAIETHEMLYQVTKQHNFLPEAFTTEFRVHWGQHPLRPEFAESTYFLYKATGDPYYLKVGQSIVEKLNAHARVPCGFAAVQDVRTGTHEDRMDSFFLAEMFKYLYLLFSEKSQLPIDIDDYIFTTEAHLLPVSLSTTQPSCLTNGTEPPAHQDDLFSYSCPSAQTLFPNNPTFAKTIRDGYKYLTGVGRAQQASSVRGIELPLHDTGLEPVEFLKSMGISLTPLTELVSASQGSVPQDSQKGVFKLKLVAEVSQTPEHEEVVPLIVQLISPPFLGRTVLMAGPAKFGLDLTKQEHGVKGRIMKSVPYTACGPIENTVELQGHIALALRGDCMFAAKARRLQEAGAIGVIFIDHREGSSSAETPLFQMVGDGEPTDDITVPLVFLFSKEGATLTAALQEHHNVDVLLLPKERQLGKD, from the exons gGACCAAATTCTAGAGATGTTTGATCATGCCTATAACAGTTACATG GACTATGCCTACCCTGCAGATGAGTTGATGCCCCTCAGCTGTAGAGGAAGGGTCCGAGGGCTGGAACCCAATCGAGGAGACGTTGATGACTCTCTAGGAAA GTTTTCTCTAACCCTAATAGACACGTTAGATACTCTTGTG tTGTTAAACAAACTGGACGAGTTTGAGGAAGCTGTGAAAAAGATCATGAGAGACGTCAGACTGGACAATGACATCGTCGTCTCTGTTTTTGAGACCAATATCCGTGTGCTCGG CGGTTTGTTGGGTGCACATGTGATGGCTGATGTTTTGAAGCAGCGTGGACAGAGAATGCAGTGGTACAGAGATGAACTGTTACACATGGCCAAAGAGCTAGGATAccgcctgctgcctgcctttaaCACCACCAGTGGCCTTCCTTATCCTCGG GTAAACTTGCGTTATGGAGTTGTGAACCCACTTTCGCGTACGGGCACTGAGTCTGACACTTGCACTGCTTGTGCCGGGACCTTGATTTTAGAGTTTGCAGCACTTAGTCGAATGTCTGGGGACACGATATTTGAG GAACATGCTAGGAAAGCTATGGACGTCCTCTGGGAAAAGAGACAAAGAGGAAGTGATCTTGTTGGTACTGTGATAAACATCCACAATGGAGACTGGGTTCGTAGAG ATAGCGGTGTTGGTGCTGGAATCGACTCTTATTATGAATACTTGATGAAAGCTTATATTCTTCTTGGGGACAAGGTGTACCTTGAGAGATTCAACACA CACTACAGTGCCATTATGAAGTACATCAGCCAACCTCCTTTGCTGCTCAACGTCCACATGCACAATCCCACAGTAAATGTGCGCAGCTGGATGGATTCCTTGCTCGCCTTCTTCCCTGGATTACAG GTTCTGAGAGGAGACTTGAAACCTGCCATCGAGACGCATGAAATGCTTTATCAAGTGACGAAGCAGCACAACTTCCTCCCTGAG GCCTTTACCACAGAGTTCAGAGTTCACTGGGGACAGCACCCATTGAGACCAGAGTTTGCTGAGAGCACATACTTTCTTTACAAA GCTACAGGTGATCCGTACTACTTGAAAGTGGGCCAGTCTATAGTGGAGAAGCTGAACGCTCATGCTCGGGTCCCCTGTGGTTTTGCCGCTGTGCAAGATGTGAGAACAGGAACTCATGAGGACAG GATGGACTCTTTCTTCCTGGCTGAGATGTTTAAGTATCTCTACCTGCTGTTCTCAGAGAAGAGTCAGTTGCCTATAGACATTGATGACTATATTTTCACTACTGAGGCTCATTTGCTCCCAGTATCCCTGTCTACAACCCAGCCTTCCTGTCTTACCAATGGCACG GAACCCCCAGCACATCAGGACGATTTGTTTTCATACTCCTGCCCCAGTGCTCAAACCCTGTTTCCCAACAACCCCACGTTCGCCAAGACAATCAGAGATGGATATAAATACCTCACCGGTGTGGGAAGAGCGCAGCAGGCCTCATCTGTCAG GGGGATTGAGCTGCCTCTTCATGACACAGGCCTGGAGCCAGTGGAGTTTCTGAAGAGCATGGGCATCTCTCTAACACCCCTTACTGAGCTGGTCTCCGCAAGTCAAGGCTCAGTGCCTCAG GATTCTCAGAAGGGTGTGTTCAAGCTGAAGCTGGTAGCAGAGGTCAGCCAAACCCCTGAGCACGAGGAAGTGGTGCCACTCATTGTCCAACTCATTTCCCCTCCATTTTTAGGCCGAACTGTCCTTATGGCTGGTCCAGCAAAGTTTGGACTGGATCTCACCAAACAAGAGCACGGG GTGAAAGGACGCATCATGAAGAGTGTTCCCTATACCGCATGTGGACCCATAGAGAACACAGTGGAGCTGCAAGGACATATAGCGCTGGCGTTAAGAGGAGACTGCATGTTTGCTGCTAAAGCACGACGCCTACAGGAAGCAGGAGCCATCGGTGTCATATTCATCG ATCACAGAGAGGGCAGCAGCAGCGCTGAGACTCCTCTGTTTCAGATGGTTGGAGATGGAGAACCCACTGATGACATCACGGTTCCTCTAGTGTTCCTCTTCAGCAAAGAGGGAGCAACACTTACTGCCGCTCTGCAGGAACATCACAATGTGGACGTCCTCCTACTGCCCAAAGAGAGACAACTGGGAAAAG ATTAA